AAATATCTTCTACTGTGCTAGGAAAGCACACTTTTCCCTTTAACTTGCCGGAGAACTATATACCTCTACCTGAATAAGAGGATGAGTCATTCTGTTATGCTAACACGGAAACGTTCCGTGTCATCCCTGAGTCAAGATCGTCTGAATCGGTTCTTCAAAACGGGTCTGGACTCTTACAAGATATTTCTAATCCGGCTCAGCAGTCTAAAATTAACTCTCCTTCTCCTGTGAGAAGAAGACTTTCTTTTTCTAATTTGAAAATTCTATGGATTCCTTTGAATCCCCAATTTCTCAATTGCCTGCATCGCCCAAAAACTTTGATAATGGATCATCAGCAAATCATGAGGAACTTTTACGCATTGCATCAAATTTTCAAACTCCCTTAACTCAGCCTAAATATGCTTTCAAGCTTATCGTCCCCCTTTTCTGAAAACCTCGGTTCGGCTCCCTCAATTGGTGAGGAAGCTTTGCCTTTTGATCAATACGGGTACAAAATTTTGGATAATAAAGCAGAATCAAGTGCCTATCAACCAATTCCCTTCCCTGACCTAACCCCTTAAAAGCAACATGAGGATAAACGGGTATTCTTCATTAACTTTAACTCTAATTTTAAATTCTTTAACTTAAGCTTAATTTTAATTCTGTGTAGCTTATTTTACAATTACGCTTTCCAATTCATGCTTAAGACCTATACATGAGACCCTGTATTTTTTTAAAAAAGTGTAAGACTATCTTACATTATAGTATGTTTCTTTAAATAATCTTTACATTATAATGAAAATTCTAGCCTTGAATGTTCAAGGTTGTAGGAATCCTTTGACCCAAAATCACCTGAATAATCTTATAAACACAGAAAAACCTGAAGTCATTTTCCTTTCTGAAACTAAGAAACAAAGGAAATATGTCAAATCTCTAGTTTCCAAATTTCCTAATTATCATATAGTGGATCCAGTGGGTAAGCCATAGCTTGGATaaatggttttcactttgaaataGTTCAATGGAATATCAACATGATTAACATTATAGTAAACTCTGCTTTTTACACTAATCCTGGGCCTTAACATGCTTTTATAGTATCCCTTATCCCTCAAATAGAAATATATCTTGGGATTTTTTTGGAGGAAATCAGTGCACAAATAATCAGTAGACATATGCCTTGGATAGTCTTAGGGGACTTTAATATGATCTTTAATCAAGCTGGCCTCTATGATTTAGGATATTCTGGTAATGAATTTACTTGGAACAATCATAGAGAAGGTATACAAAACATCTAGGAAAGGCTAGATAGAGAAGTTATAAATGTTGATTGGCATTCTCCGTTCACAAATGCCTCTCTCAGACACCTAGTGTCCATAAGATCAGATCACTTCCCCATTATATGCTTCATACTGACAACATTGAGACCGGAACAAAATAGATATTTAAATTCTATGATACATGGCTAAAGGAACAATCTTGTATTCAGGTGATTAGAGAAACCTAAAAAGATAATACTACTGAGGAAGCATCTCAAACCCTAGTCAAGAACCTTGTCCACATTAGGAATCAATTTGTTGGATTGGAAGAGAAATATTTTTGGTTTGCCatctaagaaaatcaaaaacctaCTCAGAGAAATTGAGAGACTAAAGGCAAGCAAAACTACTGAGTGCCAACAgaaaaaatcaaaggaaaagtTGACAGAACTAGAAATGCTTTATGACACTCAAGAAGCCATAGCAAAACAACAATCTAGAGATAACATTATTAAGTTAGGAGAAAGAAATACTAAATACTTCCATATTATTActttgagaagaagaaaatggaacaaTATAGAAAGTATGTTAAATACTCAAAATGTAGCTACTAGAAATAGACAGGAAATTAGTTCAATCCTTACtgattatttcaaaaaaaaaaattcaaggaaCCTCAGTCTAATCAGACATATGATACCCTCTTATTTAAGGACATAACACATGTTCTGTCCATGCAAGACAATAACCGTATACTATCCCCCACCATATAAGGAAGAAATATATCTAGTAATGAAGAATATGAAACCTAATAAATCTCTAGGACCTGATGGATTCCCAGTCAGTTTTTTCTTGCATAATTGGGACACAGTAGGTTCTCAGGTCTCTTTAACTctacattttttttatatagataAAATCATGAACGTTGTTCTGAACAAGACACACTTGTTCTTAATTCCTAAAGTTAAACAACCCACGAATCCTATCCAATTTAGGCCAATAGGATTATGTAATAAAATTTACAAAGTTATAGCCAATAAGATTAAACCTTTCTTGGAGAAGATAATATCTCCATTCCAGTCAGCTTTTCTTTCTTCTAGACAAATCTCTGATAACATTATAGTAACTCATGAAATTATCCATTCCTTCAAAAACAAGAAAGCCAGAACTGGTGGGTTAGGCATTAAAATAGACATGTCCAAGGCCTTTGATAGAGTCAATTGGAAGTTTTTCATGTCTACTCTGAAATCTTTTGGATTTAGCGAGGATGTGTGTTTGCTAATTCAACAATGtatctcaacaacaacaatttctatACTTTTGAATGGAACCCCTAGAGAAGCTTTCAAACCTTCTAGAGGGCTGAGACAAGGGGATTCATTATCCCCTTACCTATTCATAATAAGTATGGAAATATTCTCTAGACTCCTTCAGCAGGAAAGTAAAAAGATTCTACATGGATTTAAAATTACACCCAAAAGTGAACCAACCTCTCATCTATTTTGCCTTCTATTTGTTAAAGTTGACCTTGTAGAATGTAGAAATATACTTGATACTATAGAACACTTTAGTAAAGCCTCTGATCAGTTAATTAATTTTGAAAAGTCAAGAGCTTTCTTTGGGAAAAAAGTGTCCCCTAAACATCAGAGAATGATGTCTAAATTGCTGAAAATCAAGCATATAAGTCTTAAGGATCCATATCTAAGAGCCATTTTATTTATGGATAGATCCAAAATAAAGACTTTTGCCCCAAAACTGGAAAGAATGGAATCCAAATCCAAAGGATGAGAAGGTTTAGTGCTCTCACAACCTAACAGATCAGTCTTAAATAGAGCAGTTTTATCCAGTATCCCCTCTTACCAGATGGGATGTTTTATCTTATCCAAAAAAATAACCAACAAAATTAATGCCATTTAGAGggatttttggtggggaaaagaaacaaggaaaaaaggtTTCTATGCTAAGGCTTGGCCAAATATTTGTAAACCAATCCAAAAAGGAGTATTAGGTTTTAAAGAAGCCCGTAAATTTAACCTAGCAATGCATACTAAATTGGAATAGAGACTAGTTAAAGAACAAGATGCTCTATGGGTCAAAACTATGGGCTATAGATACTTCAGAAACAAGCATCCTTTGAGAGCTAAAGAAAAATCAAATGGTTCCTGGACCTGGAACTGTATCAGTCAAGGACTTGAACTAGTTTACAAATAAAGTATTTGAGAAGTAGGTAATGGAAATGATACTAGTATTTGGAAGGATAAATGGATACCGGAGCTATATGAAACCCTTGAACATATTAGAAACACACAGAATCAACATCTTGTATTAGTTTCTGACTTGATTAACAAGGAAACTAACTCTTGGAACCTATACATCATTTACTCAAACTTTCCTATTAGTATAGCCTCCAAAATCGAGAAAATCTACCTCTTCAAAGATAAAAACCATGTACTAAAGAAAGATCAACTTAGATGGACACTTACCAAGTCAGGAGACTACACAGTCAAATCCTTGTATGATAAACTGAGTGAAACCAATGTTGATATAGCTAGCTTAGCTAGGCTTACCTGAGACTTTCTGGACTGCCTTATGGAAGTTAAATACCTCCCAAAGAATCAAACTATTTATATGGAAATGTCTTCAAAATGCTCTTTCTACTAACTCTAAGCTCTATGAAAAAGTCAAGGAAGTTGAACCTTACTGTACTATGTGTAGAACTGAAATAGAAACCACATAACACCTCTTATTGCATTGTCCTTATGCTAAGGAGGTTTGGAACTCAGCTCCAAACCCTATCTCTCTAAATATAGATCATTCCTGGTCCTTACTAGATATTTGTAAAGAATGGATTACTAACCCTAAGAAACAAATCTCTTTGGAAACAATGCTCACTAAAATGTGGTTTATCTGGAAGGAAAGGTGTAACCGAGTCTATGAAAACAAAATAACTTCTTATAATGTCTTAGCTCTAGAAATTCAGGGATATATTTCCTTCTGGTCATCAAAGAAGAAGTCACGGGACAAGCCTAAGAAGCAAAATAGAAGAATCCCTTCACAAACTTGGCTGGCACCCTTAAAGGATACTCTGAAAATCAATGTGGATGCTGCTTGGATATCTAACACTTTACCTTCTACTTATGCAATAATTTTGAGAGATGATGCAGGAAACACAAGAGGAGGGAAAGCAGGACAAGCAACATCAGCAGACCCACAAGAGGCATAAGCTCTAGGATTACTACAAGCGGCTATTTGGGCGAAAGAGAAGAATTTAGAGAACTTCGGCATAGAAGGGGACTATGAAAGCTTGTTCAAATATCTTCATGGAAGCCAATAGATTGGTTAACTTATGTaacatttttttaggtttttattttgttcCTAGATTAGGAAACAAGGCGGCAGATTCTAGCAAAATTTGCTCGAACCTTGACAACAACTGTTGAATGGGAGAATCTCCCCCTTTTGTATCCAACAACAACTCTCAGTAGATAGATCTAATATCATTCAAATGGATATTAGATAACTGTACTTCCTCCGTTTCCCAGGTTCCTTCTGagccttagttttttttttcagtgAAATATCTTACttacgaaaagaaaaaaaaaataaaaattgtccaCGGTATATTGGCTCGTGTGGGAACCCTAGTAGTGTATTATGATACACCTCTAATCTACACACCATTCAACGAGGTCCAAGGTTTTGATCCCCATGCCTTGGATATACAGTAATAATCCATTCCAACCTTCTCAtttcaaaataaaatagaataatagTGCCTTAACATTTTCTTCAAGCACATGAGTAAATGAAGGTATAGAATTTCAATTTTATCTCCTGATCTTAAATACGAGTCTTCTTATTGATATAGTTTTAAATATTTGAATAACAAACAAACGAAGGATGCACACCGTAGAGATTACACACAAGAACATCTTTAAATCCGTAATAATAAGGAATTAAGGATGACGTTACAGACAAAATGAACTTCCACGAAAACTGAGAACTCGTGGAGTACATGACTTGCAACGTTATCTGTACTTGGCTACCAGTAAATGGTTTTCAGGAGAGATGCTAGATGGGACATACTTAACAAGGTCTGATGTGAAACCACTGAGCTGCTTAACCCACTTCAGCCTACCCATATCGATAATAGCTTTGCACTTCAAACCTAGTATTGCCCTCTCTATCGCTGTCATACTCTTTACGATTTCTTCAACACCACTGACAACCCCATCACATGCTTTCTTCTCACTGTTAAACCAAAAGCCAAACAGTTTAATCAGCAATTTTAATAagcggaaacaaaaaaaaaacaaagaaacaagTTTGCTTACATGGAACTCAAGTGTAATCCTTGATCCACCAAATCAGAAAGATCTGAGCCGTGATCCGCATCTATTGCCCAGCTGGTAAGCCATGTAATCGCATGGAAATCATCTTTTTTGATTCCCAAATCTGATAAATAGCTTTTATCTGCAGAACAAAATATCATTACAAGCTAGTTTCATTCATATTGGAGTGAATCCACACACTAGGAAATTTATACCACCaaacccaaaagaaaagaaactccaaaaatatactgcaagtgcaagGTGGCAGGATTGATTATTACTTATGTATTGTTTATATTGGCAAAGATGATGGCAGCATGTTGCAATTGCAAGACCTCTCAGGTTGCAAGGATCACTAGAATGTACATCTCCAATGGTTTGCCTAGGGAGGCAGCATCTAAGAGTCAAATCTGTAGCAATGAATTACAATGTAAGATAAATATAGGATACTGACTTACTTATTGACGAATATAACGATGAGAAAGGTTATGATGGGGTAGTTTTTCTCAGTCCTAACTCCTGAATCACAATATCATATACTGAGGATGTATTAACTAGTCACCATATATTTACATTGATATTAAGGATTCAGATAACAATACAGTGGGAAACATAAACTAAATGCAAAGAGTAGGAAAAGATAGGCAACTGAACAAGACCAAAACAAACTTCAAGCAGTATAACTGAGAATCTTTAGACCTTTAGGGACATATTTTCATAAAAAGAACTACTCACCTGTTGCAGGCCCACAAAGATGTTTCCCAATAGCAAGGTAAGGAATCCCCTTCAAAGACTCAACAGCATTCAAGTCCAAATCTTCTACTGCAGAGTATATTTTGGGTGTGAAACACGATATAAGAACAATGAACAATGGACTGAGAAAGCTTGGTATAGTAGATATCTGATTTGGATGGACTAAGAAGTTCACGACAAAGCTACTGGAAACGACGGGTTTCTGAAAAGCTTACTTACTGTCAATCCTCAAACGCTCTAATATCAGGCTTTCTTTTTGACGCAAACTTCGATCTGCCTACATTTGTTTAAGAAATTAAAAGCTAGGAATAAATTACAGATCCTACCAGAGCACTAACAAAAAGCTAAAAGAAACAGTTACGCTCTCTGAATCTCCTCAGAATCCTTACTGTTTCATTTAAGAAATGCATGACACTACTCGATTACTTATGGCACAGCGTAATATTTCCAACTAAGTAGGTGGATGCGTGAAAATGATTTTTTAAATTCGTTCCTCATTTCCTGTTGATATTTCTAGTATCGGTGATCATTTGGCAAATTATGAATAAAAATGGTGATATTGTTCTTCATTGAtcattaattttgatttttaaaattGCAGAAGGATGTCAGGTGCAGCGGTGTAGCATTAAAATAAGTATTATGATCTGTAAGTATAGGCAAAATTGAAAGATAAATATGGTCGGGGATGGATTTCAGCTTCTAATAAATAATGAAACTGATATCACATCACATGAAGGAAATTCTAAGAAAGCAGAGGGAAGCGAAGTTGGATCCCAGGATGGGACTTGTGAGTCCAAGACTCCAAGTCAGCTGTATTGTGCCTCGAGAGGCCTCTTGCTTAGTTTGCCGGAATTCTTCTGAGGTTTTGGTTCCTCTCTTTGTTTACAGGATGATACTATGCTACTAGGGTGCAACAAATAAACAATGGAAAAAGTAAAAGGAGAGAAGGTCAATCTTGACGAACATGACTAACCTTAAGCCTGTAGGAATTCCTTTCGACTAAAAGTATTTTCTTTATTCCGTAACAATCCGCAAGTGTTTGGGTCAGATATCCTCTACCAGCTCCAAATTCAACTACGGCAGGTCTCTTGTTAGCATATTCAGATGACACGACACCATCCAACATTGTAGGATTTTCCAACACCCCAAATTCTTCCAAGTTTCCAAGAATTGAGACTTGTTGCAGAACATGTTTCTCTTGAAAGGGTACATTCCTGAAATGTTCTTCACCGATGTTAGTAACACCAAATTAGATTATAATTACATAGACATCATATGCATTCAAAGTACACAAAGATATAAACACTATACCTGTCTACTTCTTCTCTGTTCATCCATATCCCACAAGCTTCCGGTTCCTTAAATGACTCTCTTATATCAGAATATGTCAATACATAAACCGCCTCAATCTTTCTAATCAGCTCATAAAACTCAAACACGGTCATTTTATACACAGCATTCCTTTTCATCACTGATGTGATAATATCCTCAGACCCATTAACTAATGTACCCACCTCTTCCACATTTCCCAACACAGAATCCTCTTCTCTACCACTATTAATACCTTTTTTGTAAAAAGGTTGAAGCATCAAAGATTGTGCTTGCTTAAAAAATGGGCATACTTTGATATGTGCTTCAACATTTTCACCTAGTATCAAGCTTTCCGCACAACAAGAACAGACAATTAACAACAAAGTAAGAATCAGTATTGGGTTTTGCATCAAGAACAAATTTTCAGAAACAGATAATACATAAAGTCAAAATATTCATTAAGACAATTTATCAAACACTTGATCTACTGAGATGAGAGAAAGTAGAGTTCTTACTGAGATGGGTCAAGTGGGCAAGGGATTCTTTGAGCTTCGAACTTGGGGTTGTGATTTCCACAAAATCTACACAGAGGGAGATTAGAGGTTAAGACGAATACCCAATGACGGAAGTGGAGGGAGTGAGATTGAAAGAGAGGTTCGAGTCTTACTGAGAATCATGGCTACGGAAGTTTGCACAGAATCGGTTCTTCCTGGGTAGCCAGAACGTACAACTTGAAGCTGATTTTTCCATAGTGTAATCTGAACgatcaaaaccaaaaccctattttCCTAGCTGGTTTATTGGAATCGGAACGTGACCTAGTTAAACGAAtgtaacagggggttagtcgtgggagagttcgagagattttaatgtatttgggttttctcctgttagtcatgagggagtttgagggagtctctccaaatccccgttatagtcgtgggggagtttagaggagtctcataaactccctagaaaacacctgttagttgctggggagtttaaaaaaagctccctgttagtcataaaaccctacaatattagggagttggtttctttggggagtttgaaggagtttttagtgtattttggtctcacaacaaatctctcaaaaaagtagagattttagtgtattttggtctcacaaccaaatttggttcaaaatctttcttttcaaatcatacggatttctcaaatctcagcaacaaaaatgttgttcccaacatgatgaaatgattatcagatgatggccattatgatacggtgagacatttctatgaaaatattaggatagtgatctagagtccatgaaaacgtgtggatatatagatttgtttagatctacatatcccgtaagatgcaccagcaaaaaaaaatgtagaagttttcacaattagcgcttccctgagttgaattacattaccacttctgcaaccaccgtcaaaactattttctcaccactaccatcaccacctataaccaaccactactcccttaaccaccccaaataagaaccctaatttcagaaataaataaagggagttagaattgtatggagaccgttaaattgaaggggaaaaaaattatctcgttgcaaaaaataacatactattgatacagagatatgatcattttcatttattttttttcttttgattaaagatcaaagttatttgcaaatgagggtttattgtttcttaaaagagaatgagttaggagtgaactctctcaaactcccccaaactccctctaaaaaactctctcaaactccctacactcctccaaactccctgaactcaaaaacaccaaactctctcaaactccctacactctctcaaactctctcaaaattcctgagatttaaaatacactcaactccccagaaattactcgaggactaaccccctgtaagttTTGGCTCACCGGACAGGGAAATATGGGGACACTAGGCAGATCTACGGCTGCTGCTCCCATCTAATGACAGGTTTCGGTCCGTTAACTACATTTTGAATTATGTGAcccatttttagaattttatacccAGACGCACTTTCTAAAAGTAGAAtttaaaatcagattttttttgcttcacaaaaaaataACTATTCGATTTTTAAAAGTCATTTTGAAATTCGATACCAAAATTTATTCCAACTTTCAACTTTTAAAAGTCAAAAATTAACTTTTCATAAGCTATCCAAACATGCAGAAGCCAGAAACAAAATGTTTTTTGCTTCACAAGGAGTTAACTTTTCGATTTTTAGAAGTGGTTTTGAAGCTCGATATCCAAATTCATTTCTGGCTTTTCAACCTTTTACTTTTAAAAGATAAAAAGTAACTTTTTATAAGCTATCCAAATAGGTTGTGTCGTTGTGTTTTTGCTTctccagaagtagaagtcagaaataaaatgtttttgcttcacaaaaagttaactaACTGACTTCTGACTTTTATGCTTCTTTCTGATTTTTatacttctagaagtcaaaaaaaaaaaacagattctaAAGTGGTTATAAGGGAATTTATTTACATGATTGCTAAAGTGGttataagaaaaataaatgatTGCTTGTGTATTAGCATCTGATATCATCTCATAGATTGGTGAAGTGTAGTAATACTAAGAACCCTCGTTCTATGTACATGCAATAGTTGATCAAGCCATGTACTGCAAGGAAGTCACTATTTTATGCTCACAAATGCATGAGGGAACCACTTCGAGAATGCTCCGTTCTTTAGTTTTACGATCAGAGAATACAATCCGTAGCAAGGGATGTGAATTAGGGCCAATAAGAAATACCTGTAAATAACATTCTAGTTAGTGTTGGTAGGCGAAAGCAGAATACATAGAAGAGCTTAAGTTCAATATGGATTTAG
This DNA window, taken from Papaver somniferum cultivar HN1 chromosome 3, ASM357369v1, whole genome shotgun sequence, encodes the following:
- the LOC113357962 gene encoding tRNA:m(4)X modification enzyme TRM13 homolog isoform X1, which codes for MEKSASSCTFWLPRKNRFCANFRSHDSQFCGNHNPKFEAQRIPCPLDPSHLILGENVEAHIKVCPFFKQAQSLMLQPFYKKGINSGREEDSVLGNVEEVGTLVNGSEDIITSVMKRNAVYKMTVFEFYELIRKIEAVYVLTYSDIRESFKEPEACGIWMNREEVDRNVPFQEKHVLQQVSILGNLEEFGVLENPTMLDGVVSSEYANKRPAVVEFGAGRGYLTQTLADCYGIKKILLVERNSYRLKADRSLRQKESLILERLRIDIEDLDLNAVESLKGIPYLAIGKHLCGPATDLTLRCCLPRQTIGDVHSSDPCNLRGLAIATCCHHLCQYKQYINKSYLSDLGIKKDDFHAITWLTSWAIDADHGSDLSDLVDQGLHLSSIEKKACDGVVSGVEEIVKSMTAIERAILGLKCKAIIDMGRLKWVKQLSGFTSDLVKYVPSSISPENHLLVAKYR
- the LOC113357962 gene encoding tRNA:m(4)X modification enzyme TRM13-like isoform X2, translated to MEKSASSCTFWLPRKNRFCANFRSHDSQFCGNHNPKFEAQRIPCPLDPSHLILGENVEAHIKVCPFFKQAQSLMLQPFYKKGINSGREEDSVLGNVEEVGTLVNGSEDIITSVMKRNAVYKMTVFEFYELIRKIEAVYVLTYSDIRESFKEPEACGIWMNREEVDRNVPFQEKHVLQQVSILGNLEEFGVLENPTMLDGVVSSEYANKRPAVVEFGAGRGYLTQTLADCYGIKKILLVERNSYRLKADRSLRQKESLILERLRIDIEDLDLNAVESLKGIPYLAIGKHLCGPATDLTLRCCLPRQTIGDVHSSDPCNLRGLAIATCCHHLCQYKQYINKSYLSDLGIKKDDFHAITWLTSWAIDADHGSDLSDLVDQGLHLSSIKHVMGLSVVLKKS
- the LOC113357962 gene encoding tRNA:m(4)X modification enzyme TRM13-like isoform X3, whose protein sequence is MEKSASSCTFWLPRKNRFCANFRSHDSQFCGNHNPKFEAQRIPCPLDPSHLILGENVEAHIKVCPFFKQAQSLMLQPFYKKGINSGREEDSVLGNVEEVGTLVNGSEDIITSVMKRNAVYKMTVFEFYELIRKIEAVYVLTYSDIRESFKEPEACGIWMNREEVDRNVPFQEKHVLQQVSILGNLEEFGVLENPTMLDGVVSSEYANKRPAVVEFGAGRGYLTQTLADCYGIKKILLVERNSYRLKADRSLRQKESLILERLRIDIEDLDLNAVESLKGIPYLAIGKHLCGPATDLTLRCCLPRQTIGDVHSSDPCNLRGLAIATCCHHLCQYKQYINKSYLSDLGIKKDDFHAITWLTSWAIDADHGSDLSDLVDQGLHLSSIM